The sequence acaattttgtaggaaattaaattcttgacaaaaaaggtcatattcattttttttatagaatgtgtattttcgaagatattttaaaaaaacttcagATCTTATCAATTGAGCATTTTTAGAATtacgaatgttaaaaataacgttttttctcAAATGCAGACAACTTCGTAACTCGTAacatatcaatcattaatgCTTGTTATAGTTTCTatatacttagaaaaattttattttcaaaatttgtaatcctTAAAACCCATTgataagatctaaaaaaagtttttttaaaatatcttcataaatacacattttataaaaaaaatgaatatgaccttttttgtcaagaatttaatttcctacaaaattgttcccaTGACTTTTTCCTCTAAtccgcatatttcatgagatatttaaaaaaaacgcgATTGTATCGCAAAATTTTGATCGTCggcacgtgttctttttacttaaaaaaaaaccaacccaggtattttttcactaaaaagttttttatgacgcctgagaaaatttaattttaaacagccaccctaatataaataatagggtgtttaaaaaaaacaacaatttttttttatggtatccaacaattgaaagtataaaaataaaaattttggtagaaatccgggctcttaatagtgatattaaggtttgcctcaatccatttttctattttccatttaaataacacgggaaaaaaaaattttttttttttagaattttcaagCTCACAAACCAATCAACGGATTTTATGACCagtgaatatttttctaagaaattgaacgctctacaaaaaaagtcttatcattttttgataaatcctatggttccaaaattatttaagcttcaagtcaaatttatagtaaattttgagatttttttacttttctggcgaaactatcagtcttatcaaaaaatgtcattggaactttttgtagataattttattccttacgaattattaagaataaagtttttcgaaattccgcattgttcacaagttatttgcatttcaatatcaagctcttgaaatcaatcagaaatctatttttcaagagcttgacattgaaatgcaaataactagaaaacaatgcgaaaTTACGAAAAACTTTATctgagataatttgtagggaataaaattatctacaaaaaattccAATGGCATTTTTCGTTAGGACTGATAGTTTCGcgggaaaagtaaaaaattctcaaaatttactttaatatcACTATTAAGAGCCCGGATTTCtaccaaaattttaatttttatactttcaatttttggataccataaaaaaaaaaaattattttttttgaaacaccctaataaatACATATCGTAAatcctgatattttttttatagacaacCATGGTAATAATAGACGAAATCGTAATTACCACCAAagcaacaaaaacaaaataaacttCGGGGATAAAGGCAAAGAAATCCTGCAGGAAATCGACGAAAATAATCCAGTAATCAAACAATTCCGTGAGTACGCTTCCGAACTCGATGACAAACATGACCGTTATGAACGCATTGTTAAATTCAGCCGCGATATCACCATCGAAAGCAAGCGCATCATATTTTTGTTGCACACCATCGACAAAGAGAGCAAAACAGATGCGATTCTGAGCGAGGCTAAGCTGCGTTTAGAAAATTTGGCCAAAACTTTATTCAAGAACATCGCTAACGAGCTCAAAAATCAGGACCCATATCAGTATCTGCGAGCTTACACTGCGGGTCTTCAGGAGTACATCGAAGCAATAACATTCTACACTTATTTGAAAGACAATTGTCTGCTAGACTGGACAGAGTTGGACAAAAATTTCTGTTACGTCGACCAGATACCTGATGACAATTCTGCTACTGCTTCTCCAGTTGTCTCTCCGTCCGAGTATCGCACGCTGATGACACCCAATGAATACATACTGGGAGTCGCTGATCTCACTGGCGAACTCATGCGTAAGTGCATAAATACTCTGGCCTTCGGTGACATCACGAGCTGCTACAAGACTTGCAATTTGGTAAAGGAAATTTATAAAGGGTTTCTTGGCTGCGCGGGAATTTCAGGCAAAGAAATACGGCGAAAACTTTATGTGCTGAAGCAAAGTCTGGTCAAGATGGAAAACGTTTGTTACACGATCAAAGTACGAGGCTCTGAGATGCCGAAGCACATGCTTGCGGATGTTGCTATTGCCACTGTTGAAAGCTATCCgcctgatgatgatgaaggcTACCAGccttattaagtaatttactgtaatatttaaaaaattatttagttgtcACTTAATCTAGGATATTTACATCTCGGTCTTTGAAAAGTATCGAAGTTACAATTTTACTGATGAACACAAGTACTTTATCACTaggaaaagataaaaaataccGTAGGTGTAGATtggggtgattcaaaaaataataaaatttttttttttttttttcgctaacaggttcaaaagtttcgtttagataaaaaaagacgcctgtaaaattagagctcttaatatgaacattaagaggttccgcattgcacttttctattttctataagaataacatggaaaaaattttttttgtcttctgatttttataagtagCTAACGATGCGTCGTAGGAATAATTGGCaggcatatttttgtaggtaattggatgccctacaaaaaaagtttcttatcattttttgataaatctatttgttcaaaagttatttgaggtttaagttgaatttataataaattttgagatctttttacttttccggcgaaactatcagacttatcacaaaatatcatgggaccttttttgtagacaattttattccctagaaGTTAttctaataaagttttttcgaattccgcattgttttctagttatttttatttttatgtcaagatcttaaaatcgatcagaaaactatttcttttatgagcttgacattaaaataaaaataactagaaaacaatgcggaattcgaaaaaactttattagaaTAACttctagggaataaaattgtctacaaaaaaggtcccatgatattttgtgataagtctgctAGTTtagccggaaaagtaaaaagatctcaaaatttaatatgaattcgacttcaacctcaaataacttttgaacaaagagatttatcaaaaaatgataagaaactttttttgtagagcattcaattacctacaaaaatatccCTGCCAATTATTCTTATGACGCATCGTTAGctacttataaaaatcagaagacaaaaaaaattttttccatgttattcttatggaaaatagaaaagtccactgcggaacctcttaatgttaatattaagagctctaatttcaCGGGcgtctttttttatctaaacgaaacttttgaacctgtctgcgaaaaaaaaaaaaaattttattattttttgaatcaccctagtGTAGATTTAGGTGATGAAAAATAGATCCAGgatcttattatttaaatatattttttcaacttactACACTTATGCAGACTTAGTTCCCTGATCTGATACTAGGTCTCGTAccttaaatgaaaattttctaaagactagaaaaaatttactgaagcAAGAAATTGATTGTCGCCTTAAGGGAGAAAGAGGtctgatacaaaaaaaaaaaaaaaaaaaaaaaaaaaagaggatattgtgattttttttttcagagaagcttctttattaaaatttttaaaatttgtgacatggTTAAGCATCACTCCAAGAATATTCtgtgaaattttcataaaaaaatattgaaaaataagccagtggtagtggggagagacgagtcaaaaaaagtctatgccgaaggcaggataa comes from Microplitis demolitor isolate Queensland-Clemson2020A chromosome 8, iyMicDemo2.1a, whole genome shotgun sequence and encodes:
- the LOC103572506 gene encoding translin-associated protein X, producing the protein MSHSRNNHGNNRRNRNYHQSNKNKINFGDKGKEILQEIDENNPVIKQFREYASELDDKHDRYERIVKFSRDITIESKRIIFLLHTIDKESKTDAILSEAKLRLENLAKTLFKNIANELKNQDPYQYLRAYTAGLQEYIEAITFYTYLKDNCLLDWTELDKNFCYVDQIPDDNSATASPVVSPSEYRTLMTPNEYILGVADLTGELMRKCINTLAFGDITSCYKTCNLVKEIYKGFLGCAGISGKEIRRKLYVLKQSLVKMENVCYTIKVRGSEMPKHMLADVAIATVESYPPDDDEGYQPY